From a single Kitasatospora sp. NBC_00458 genomic region:
- a CDS encoding DUF3492 domain-containing protein — MRVALLTEGVRPHARRGADGWCDRLVDGLREHDFQWYVLGGEAGPGAGGDRRGHRAGVHEFALRGRRPAGRAPGALNGRRYARAYEQLVGALLRPGERSGFGGALHRLAGLAREDGGLPAFLVSAQARRVLERVWRSPGADTPAGQPLVRDVLVGADLLEQCLRPLSAPWYGAGPGGLGAADLCHVVGGGPAALPALVAKQLYGVPFVVTEHGLHLREQYLGYREAPYLWPVRALLLAFFRALTEETYRQAAVLTPGSAHDQQWQQRCGADPARIRVVYEGTPEVDRPAAGPEPERPTLVWAGALEPGQDPELALHAFALVRAELPRARLVVHGEEAVPGYRAHCAAVAERLGVAGAVGFAGRPRSTALAWADGSVVVFSALSRRGPRLLADAMLSGRAVVATDVGVTREVVGPTGLLVPPRDPRALAGACLALLRDEQRRARLGLAGRLRAQERFAVEPVTGAFREVYLELVSQWPAYPAAAGPTGGSGGPRPRPFARPAEYWLTDRGHGAEAGGAAAGSAADGAGAGTAGAGGADEASDRSGALAEAV, encoded by the coding sequence GTGCGCGTTGCCCTGCTCACCGAGGGTGTGCGTCCGCACGCCCGGCGTGGCGCCGACGGCTGGTGCGACCGGCTGGTGGACGGCCTGCGCGAGCACGACTTCCAGTGGTACGTCCTGGGCGGGGAGGCCGGGCCGGGCGCCGGCGGGGACCGGCGGGGCCACCGGGCCGGGGTGCACGAGTTCGCCCTCCGGGGCCGCCGCCCGGCCGGGCGCGCGCCCGGCGCCCTGAACGGACGCCGGTACGCCCGCGCGTACGAGCAGCTCGTCGGGGCGCTGCTGCGGCCGGGCGAGAGGTCCGGCTTCGGCGGCGCCCTCCACCGGCTGGCCGGGCTCGCCCGCGAGGACGGCGGACTGCCGGCCTTCCTGGTCTCCGCCCAGGCCAGGCGCGTCCTGGAGCGGGTCTGGCGCTCGCCCGGGGCCGACACCCCCGCCGGGCAGCCGCTGGTCCGGGACGTCCTGGTCGGTGCGGACCTGCTCGAACAGTGCCTGCGGCCGCTCTCCGCCCCCTGGTACGGCGCCGGGCCCGGCGGGCTGGGCGCCGCCGACCTCTGCCACGTGGTCGGCGGCGGCCCGGCCGCCCTGCCCGCGCTGGTCGCCAAGCAGCTGTACGGGGTGCCGTTCGTGGTCACCGAGCACGGCCTGCACCTGCGCGAGCAGTACCTCGGCTACCGGGAGGCGCCGTACCTCTGGCCGGTCCGGGCGCTGCTGCTCGCCTTCTTCCGGGCGCTCACCGAGGAGACCTACCGGCAGGCCGCCGTGCTGACCCCCGGCAGCGCCCACGACCAGCAGTGGCAGCAGCGCTGCGGAGCCGATCCGGCGCGCATCCGGGTCGTGTACGAGGGCACCCCGGAGGTGGACCGGCCCGCCGCCGGCCCGGAGCCGGAGCGGCCGACCCTGGTCTGGGCCGGGGCCCTGGAGCCCGGGCAGGACCCGGAGCTCGCGCTGCACGCCTTCGCCCTGGTCCGGGCCGAGCTGCCGCGGGCGCGGCTGGTCGTCCACGGCGAGGAGGCCGTCCCCGGCTACCGGGCGCACTGCGCGGCGGTCGCCGAACGGCTCGGGGTGGCCGGGGCGGTCGGCTTCGCCGGGCGTCCCCGGTCCACGGCCCTGGCCTGGGCGGACGGATCCGTCGTCGTCTTCTCCGCGCTCTCCCGGCGCGGGCCCCGGCTGCTGGCCGACGCGATGCTCAGCGGGCGGGCCGTGGTCGCCACCGACGTCGGGGTGACCCGGGAGGTGGTCGGGCCGACCGGGCTGCTCGTCCCGCCGCGCGACCCGCGGGCGCTGGCCGGCGCCTGCCTGGCCCTGCTGCGGGACGAGCAGCGCCGGGCCCGGCTCGGCCTGGCCGGCCGCCTGCGGGCGCAGGAACGCTTCGCCGTCGAGCCGGTGACCGGGGCCTTCCGGGAGGTCTACCTGGAGCTGGTCTCCCAGTGGCCGGCCTACCCGGCCGCCGCCGGGCCGACCGGCGGGTCCGGCGGCCCCCGGCCGCGTCCGTTCGCCCGGCCCGCCGAGTACTGGCTCACCGACCGGGGGCACGGTGCGGAGGCGGGCGGTGCCGCTGCCGGATCGGCGGCAGACGGGGCCGGGGCCGGGACCGCCGGGGCCGGGGGCGCGGACGAGGCGTCCGACCGGTCCGGTGCACTGGCGGAGGCGGTCTGA
- the moeZ gene encoding adenylyltransferase/sulfurtransferase MoeZ — MSLPPLVEPADEITVDEVRRYSRHLIIPDVGMAGQKRLKNAKVLCVGAGGLGSPALMYLAAAGVGTLGIVEFDVVDESNLQRQIIHGQSDIGRSKGESARDSVKEINPYVDVILHEERLDNSNVLEIFSGYDLIVDGTDNFATRYLVNDAAVLLGKPYVWGSIYRFDGQASVFWAEHGPCYRCLYPEAPPPGMVPSCAEGGVLGVLCASIGSIQVTEAIKLLAGVGDPLVGRLMIYDALEMNYRQVKVRKDPNCAVCGENPTVTELIDYEAFCGVVSEEAQEAAAGSTITSKQLKQWQDDQEDIYLIDVREPGEYEIVSIPGAVLIPKNEFLMGNALEQLPQDRKIVLHCKSGVRSAEVLAVVKSAGFANAVHLGGGVLGWVNQIEPHKPVY, encoded by the coding sequence GTGTCGCTGCCACCCCTGGTCGAGCCGGCCGACGAGATCACCGTTGACGAGGTCCGCAGGTACTCCCGCCACCTGATCATCCCCGACGTGGGCATGGCCGGGCAGAAGCGGCTGAAGAACGCCAAGGTGCTGTGCGTCGGCGCCGGCGGCCTGGGCTCGCCCGCCCTGATGTACCTGGCCGCGGCGGGCGTCGGCACCCTCGGCATCGTCGAGTTCGACGTGGTCGACGAGTCGAACCTGCAGCGTCAGATCATCCACGGCCAGTCGGACATCGGTCGCTCCAAGGGCGAGTCGGCACGGGACTCCGTCAAGGAGATCAACCCCTACGTCGACGTGATCCTCCACGAGGAGCGCCTCGACAACTCCAACGTCCTGGAGATCTTCTCCGGCTACGACCTGATCGTGGACGGCACCGACAACTTCGCCACCCGCTACCTGGTGAACGACGCCGCGGTGCTGCTCGGCAAGCCGTACGTGTGGGGCTCGATCTACCGCTTCGACGGCCAGGCGAGCGTGTTCTGGGCCGAGCACGGCCCCTGCTACCGCTGCCTCTACCCGGAGGCCCCGCCGCCGGGCATGGTCCCGTCCTGCGCCGAGGGCGGCGTGCTGGGCGTGCTCTGCGCGTCGATCGGCTCGATCCAGGTCACCGAGGCGATCAAGCTGCTGGCCGGGGTCGGCGACCCGCTGGTCGGCCGGCTGATGATCTACGACGCCCTGGAGATGAACTACCGCCAGGTGAAGGTCCGCAAGGACCCGAACTGCGCGGTCTGCGGCGAGAACCCGACCGTCACCGAGCTGATCGACTACGAGGCCTTCTGCGGCGTCGTGTCCGAGGAGGCCCAGGAGGCCGCCGCCGGTTCGACGATCACCTCGAAGCAGCTCAAGCAGTGGCAGGACGACCAGGAGGACATCTACCTGATCGACGTCCGCGAGCCCGGTGAGTACGAGATCGTCAGCATCCCCGGCGCCGTGCTGATCCCGAAGAACGAGTTCCTGATGGGCAACGCGCTGGAGCAGCTGCCGCAGGACCGGAAGATCGTGCTGCACTGCAAGTCGGGCGTCCGCTCGGCCGAGGTGCTCGCCGTGGTGAAGTCGGCCGGCTTCGCCAACGCCGTCCACCTGGGCGGCGGCGTGCTCGGCTGGGTGAACCAGATCGAGCCGCACAAGCCGGTGTACTGA
- a CDS encoding MGMT family protein — MPQVTDAHDDGDRGELPPYAELVLDLAERIPPGRVMTYGDIAEYLGQGGPRQVGRVLALYGGAVPWWRVIRADGRFLPGHEHRALAHYAEEGTPLRELADPPRVDLRRARWDGGPVGG; from the coding sequence ATGCCGCAGGTGACGGACGCCCACGACGACGGTGACCGCGGCGAGCTGCCGCCCTACGCAGAACTGGTGCTCGACCTGGCCGAGCGGATTCCACCCGGCAGGGTGATGACCTACGGCGACATCGCCGAGTACCTCGGTCAGGGTGGCCCGCGCCAGGTCGGCCGGGTGCTGGCCCTGTACGGCGGAGCCGTGCCCTGGTGGCGGGTGATCCGGGCCGACGGCCGCTTCCTCCCGGGCCACGAGCACCGCGCCCTCGCCCACTACGCCGAGGAGGGCACCCCGCTGCGCGAACTCGCCGACCCGCCCCGGGTCGACCTCCGGCGGGCCCGCTGGGACGGCGGGCCGGTCGGCGGGTAG
- a CDS encoding lysylphosphatidylglycerol synthase transmembrane domain-containing protein — protein MTGTADVGVDEGSDESSGAMPAGPGGGPVTEPSPEVSLIKDRTIKTPQPAGPGTGTPATLPAQPPAPAAEPAAAEPPAGVSPAGDAPGVNGHDPARPAPDREDPDREDPAREDPARPAPDAHDPLDDAPHLDVDEPLLAARAHRPSDLIRFLAGVLGLIAVFVLAGVATSTTTGIELDIASNAPRFSPVLATITGLVSSVAVLAVPLAFAVERLIKRDGLRVADGVLASVLAYGVSLGIDWWVAEGASDHIRDALTRLPLDSNGTLTDPVHGYLAPVIAYMTAVGMSSRPRWRVALWVVVVFSGITELLGGYTTPLSLLLTVLIGWSVAYGTLYAIGSPNIRPTGQHLMIGLRKVGFTPASAHRAPDAPGGTRRYLVAQQSGPPLDVHIVDREQQASGFFYRAWRRLRLRSVAVRRSPQSLRQALEQEALIAYAAAASGARAPQLVATSELGPDAAILVYENVEGRTLDELADDEITDQVMASLWESVAALHERRIAHRRLTGESLLVTDGKTACLVNLSGGDIAATDLTLRIDVAQLLTTFALRIGPERTVATANAVLGADRVAQALPLLQPVGMSRSTRVDLKRLGKERKAAAQARALEQVAAGERTQQQAEEDIALAGEDLLSRIRGQILQIAPEAPMEPAKLERLKPKSLIMVIALTFAAYLALTTIKPAQLKLSQMDWAWAAVALAAAAFSYIAASMSLTGFVPEKLPFRRTVAAQLAGSFVKLVAPAAIGGIALNTRYLQKAGIRSGQAVASVGASQLAGLTGHLLLLFSFGLITGSQTNGDLSASRAVIIGVLTAAVLALVVAAVAPLRRFVLNRLRSLFFGVVPRMLDLMQTPSKLVTGFGGILLLTLSFTACLDASVQAFGGSISFSAVAVVFLTANAAGSAIPTPGGIGPVEVALIGALTVADVPPTVATPAVFLYRALTFWLPVLPGWISYNVLQRKGAL, from the coding sequence ATGACCGGGACGGCTGACGTGGGCGTGGACGAGGGCTCCGACGAGTCCTCCGGCGCCATGCCCGCAGGTCCCGGCGGTGGGCCCGTCACCGAGCCGTCGCCGGAAGTCTCCCTGATCAAGGACCGGACGATCAAGACCCCTCAGCCGGCCGGCCCGGGGACGGGGACGCCCGCCACCCTCCCGGCCCAGCCGCCCGCACCCGCCGCCGAACCGGCCGCCGCCGAACCCCCGGCCGGGGTGTCCCCCGCCGGGGACGCCCCCGGCGTGAACGGCCACGACCCGGCCCGACCGGCACCGGACCGCGAGGACCCGGACCGCGAGGACCCGGCCCGCGAGGACCCGGCCCGACCGGCACCGGACGCGCACGACCCGCTCGACGACGCACCGCACCTGGACGTCGACGAGCCGCTGCTCGCCGCCCGCGCCCACCGCCCCTCCGACCTGATCCGCTTCCTGGCCGGCGTGCTCGGCCTGATCGCGGTCTTCGTGCTGGCCGGCGTCGCGACCTCGACGACCACCGGCATCGAACTGGACATCGCCTCCAACGCCCCCCGCTTCTCCCCCGTCCTCGCCACCATCACCGGCCTGGTCTCCAGCGTCGCCGTCCTGGCCGTACCGCTCGCCTTCGCGGTCGAGCGGCTGATCAAGCGCGACGGCCTGCGGGTCGCCGACGGCGTCCTCGCCTCGGTGCTCGCCTACGGCGTCTCGCTGGGCATCGACTGGTGGGTCGCCGAGGGCGCCTCCGACCACATCCGGGACGCCCTCACCCGCCTCCCGCTGGACTCCAACGGCACCCTCACCGACCCGGTGCACGGCTACCTCGCCCCGGTGATCGCCTACATGACGGCGGTCGGCATGTCGAGCCGCCCGCGCTGGCGGGTCGCCCTCTGGGTGGTGGTGGTCTTCAGCGGGATCACCGAACTGCTCGGCGGCTACACCACCCCGCTCTCCCTGCTCCTCACCGTGCTGATCGGCTGGTCCGTCGCCTACGGCACGCTGTACGCGATCGGCTCGCCCAACATCCGGCCCACCGGCCAGCACCTGATGATCGGCCTGCGCAAGGTCGGCTTCACCCCGGCCAGCGCCCACCGCGCCCCGGACGCGCCCGGCGGCACCCGCCGCTACCTCGTCGCCCAGCAGAGCGGCCCGCCGCTGGACGTCCACATCGTCGACCGCGAACAGCAGGCCTCCGGCTTCTTCTACCGGGCCTGGAGACGGCTGAGGCTGCGCTCGGTGGCCGTCCGCCGCAGCCCCCAGTCGCTGCGCCAGGCCCTGGAGCAGGAGGCGCTGATCGCCTACGCGGCCGCCGCCTCCGGCGCCCGCGCCCCGCAGCTGGTCGCCACCTCCGAGCTGGGCCCGGACGCCGCGATCCTGGTCTACGAGAACGTCGAGGGCCGCACCCTGGACGAGCTCGCCGACGACGAGATCACCGACCAGGTGATGGCCTCGCTCTGGGAGTCGGTCGCCGCCCTGCACGAGCGCCGGATCGCCCACCGGCGGCTCACCGGCGAGTCGCTGCTGGTGACCGACGGGAAGACGGCCTGTCTGGTCAACCTCTCCGGCGGGGACATCGCCGCCACCGACCTGACGCTGCGCATCGACGTCGCCCAGCTGCTCACCACCTTCGCGCTGCGGATCGGGCCCGAGCGGACGGTCGCCACCGCCAACGCGGTGCTCGGCGCCGACCGGGTCGCCCAGGCGCTGCCGCTGCTCCAGCCGGTCGGGATGAGCCGCTCCACCCGGGTCGACCTCAAGCGGCTCGGCAAGGAGCGGAAGGCCGCCGCCCAGGCCAGGGCGCTGGAGCAGGTCGCCGCCGGGGAGCGCACCCAGCAGCAGGCCGAGGAGGACATCGCGCTGGCCGGCGAGGACCTGCTCAGCCGGATCCGCGGCCAGATCCTGCAGATCGCCCCCGAAGCGCCGATGGAGCCGGCCAAGCTGGAGCGGCTCAAGCCGAAGAGCCTGATCATGGTGATCGCGCTCACCTTCGCCGCGTACCTCGCGCTGACCACCATCAAGCCGGCCCAGCTCAAGCTCTCGCAGATGGACTGGGCCTGGGCGGCGGTCGCCCTCGCCGCGGCCGCCTTCTCCTACATCGCCGCGTCGATGAGCCTGACCGGCTTCGTCCCCGAGAAGCTGCCGTTCCGCCGCACGGTGGCCGCCCAGCTCGCCGGGTCCTTCGTCAAGCTGGTCGCCCCCGCCGCGATCGGCGGCATCGCGCTGAACACCCGCTACCTGCAGAAGGCCGGCATCCGCTCCGGCCAGGCGGTCGCCTCGGTCGGCGCCTCCCAGCTGGCGGGTCTGACCGGGCACCTGCTGCTGCTGTTCAGCTTCGGCCTGATCACCGGCAGCCAGACCAACGGGGACCTCTCCGCGTCCCGCGCGGTGATCATCGGCGTGCTGACCGCCGCCGTGCTGGCCCTGGTCGTCGCGGCGGTCGCCCCGCTGCGGCGGTTCGTGCTGAACCGGCTGCGCTCGCTGTTCTTCGGCGTGGTGCCCCGGATGCTCGACCTGATGCAGACGCCCAGCAAGCTGGTCACCGGCTTCGGCGGCATCCTGCTGCTGACGCTCTCCTTCACCGCCTGCCTGGACGCCTCGGTGCAGGCCTTCGGCGGCTCGATCTCGTTCTCCGCGGTCGCGGTGGTCTTCCTGACCGCCAACGCGGCCGGCTCCGCGATCCCCACCCCCGGCGGCATCGGCCCGGTCGAGGTCGCGCTGATCGGCGCGCTCACCGTCGCCGACGTGCCGCCGACCGTCGCCACCCCGGCGGTCTTCCTCTACCGGGCGCTCACCTTCTGGCTGCCGGTGCTCCCCGGCTGGATCTCGTACAACGTGCTGCAGCGCAAGGGCGCCCTGTAG
- a CDS encoding NAD-dependent epimerase/dehydratase family protein — protein MRVLLLGADGFIGRRVTDRLLVDPELQVTVLGRRDSADIRFDLTTGSPGALARFLDAVAPQVVINCAGATYGSSRTLIRANTLAVATVCEAIRRSREPARLVHVGSAAEYGPVPGGVPVSEGAEPRPVGPYGVSKLAGTELVLASGLDAAVLRVFDVVGPGAPTASLFGRLAEGLRRALEREESQVRMPDLSGYRDFVDVRDVARAIQAAAVSAATGVINIGSGHAVRAREAAQLLVRASGFEGSIVEENRQVLLPAQAAGQGDHLAGHGAGHHLPGHRPAEPRQGEGRGPTGEPVPWRQADVRTARDRLGWRTQVPLEESLGDVWLETACRV, from the coding sequence ATGAGGGTGCTGCTGCTGGGCGCCGACGGCTTCATCGGCCGTCGGGTCACCGACCGTCTGCTCGTGGATCCGGAGTTGCAGGTGACGGTGCTCGGCCGGCGTGACTCCGCCGACATCCGCTTCGACCTGACCACCGGCAGCCCGGGCGCGCTGGCCCGGTTCCTGGACGCGGTCGCGCCACAGGTGGTGATCAACTGCGCGGGTGCCACGTACGGCAGTTCGCGCACGCTGATCCGGGCCAACACGCTGGCCGTGGCGACCGTCTGCGAGGCGATCCGGCGCAGCCGCGAGCCGGCCCGGCTGGTCCACGTCGGTTCGGCGGCCGAGTACGGGCCGGTGCCGGGCGGGGTGCCGGTGTCGGAGGGCGCCGAGCCGCGCCCGGTCGGCCCGTACGGGGTGTCGAAGCTGGCCGGGACGGAGCTGGTGCTGGCCTCGGGGCTGGACGCGGCGGTGCTGCGGGTGTTCGACGTGGTCGGGCCGGGGGCGCCGACCGCCTCGCTGTTCGGGCGGCTGGCCGAGGGGCTGCGGCGGGCGCTGGAGCGGGAGGAGTCCCAGGTGCGGATGCCGGACCTGTCCGGATACCGGGATTTCGTGGACGTCCGGGACGTCGCGCGGGCGATCCAGGCGGCGGCGGTCTCGGCCGCCACGGGGGTGATCAACATCGGCAGCGGGCACGCCGTCCGGGCCCGGGAGGCGGCCCAGCTGCTGGTCCGGGCGTCCGGCTTCGAGGGGTCGATCGTGGAGGAGAACCGGCAGGTCCTGCTGCCCGCGCAGGCCGCCGGACAGGGTGACCACCTGGCCGGGCACGGGGCCGGGCACCACCTGCCGGGCCACCGTCCGGCGGAGCCGCGGCAGGGCGAGGGGCGCGGGCCGACCGGGGAGCCGGTGCCGTGGCGGCAGGCGGACGTGCGGACCGCGCGGGACCGTCTCGGCTGGCGGACGCAGGTGCCGCTGGAGGAGTCGCTGGGGGACGTCTGGCTGGAGACGGCCTGCCGGGTCTGA
- a CDS encoding ATP-dependent helicase — MTGQDRRLDTAGPSTGPPAVARSTTPRTSVSSPYRLVRSPLVPPAPPVLDEYQRAVAEHTGGPLLVLAGPGTGKTTTLVEAVARRIERGTDPDRILVLTFSRKAAMELRDRMAGRLGVTAAGAGAAAPQATTFHSFCYALLRAHQDPAEYAEPLRLLSGPEQDVMVRELLAGGAEDARLGRSRIGWPLDLRACLTTRGFADEVRAVLARSRELGLGEAELARFAEGVQRPDWAAAAHFLAEYLDVLDLRGVLDYAELVHRAVLLAERPEVEQRLRDRYDAVFVDEYQDTDPAQVRLLRRLAGDGRELIAVGDPDQSIYAFRGADINGILEFPQTFRHTDGRPADVKVLRVSRRSGAVLLAAARELTRRMPMGRLPADKLAQHRALLPSREGGRVEVYTYPTPGTELDSVADLLRRAHLEDGVPWGEMAVLVRAGARSIPGVRRALGAAGVPLEIDGDDLPLREEPAVAQLLLALRVCAEQAVRDRHAPDAPDPLTTDLAHTLLTGPLGGLDGADLRRLGRVLREEERAALRAEARRAGAEGRTETETETEADTDTEGEGEREAGGDTGPAAARPAAVPRPAGELIREALAEPEQLVVLDAPYARRAHDLGTLLRKVRERLAGGCTAEDALWDLWDGSRRWRERLERAALRGGAAGRNADRDLDALCALFETAARAEEQVTGHRGALDLLAELEAQDIAADTLTVRSVRPEAVRLMTAHRAKGLEWRLVVVAGVQDGLWPDLRRRGSLLEADRIGRDGLAEPLTPGALLAEERRLFYVAATRARERLVVTAVKAPADDGDQPSRFLRELYREDVDPRTGRVVRRTPPVTVEDVTHRPRRPLSVPALVAELRAVTVDPARSPELRRAAAERLATLALATDEEDRPLVPAARPDAWWGLDDATAAPDPLRDADLPVRLSGSGLEQLENCSLQWFLDKEVKARGTSSAAQGFGNVVHALADEVGSGRTPADLAVLMERLDTVWDALAFDAPWKSQQEKTEARAALERFLTWHVMGRGRDVVATEHGFDVTLDAGGVLVRIRGSMDRVEKDEAGRAYVVDFKTGKELPTDKSLPDHKQLAVYQLAVRAGALNELPGFDGAAPEAGGAELVQLRKPDKAVPDAPKVQRQEPPEGEPWIENLLADAAGRILAERFVPQTGTGCDRCSFRRSCSAQRDGAQVVE, encoded by the coding sequence ATGACGGGGCAGGATCGTAGGCTCGATACGGCGGGCCCCTCGACGGGCCCGCCCGCCGTTGCCCGAAGCACGACCCCCAGGACGTCCGTGAGCTCCCCCTACCGTCTGGTGCGCAGCCCCCTCGTGCCGCCCGCCCCGCCCGTGCTCGACGAGTACCAGCGCGCCGTGGCCGAGCACACGGGCGGCCCGCTGCTGGTGCTCGCAGGGCCGGGGACGGGCAAGACCACCACCCTGGTCGAGGCCGTCGCACGGCGCATCGAGCGCGGCACCGACCCCGACCGGATCCTCGTCCTCACCTTCAGCCGCAAGGCCGCGATGGAGCTGCGCGACCGGATGGCCGGCCGGCTCGGCGTCACCGCGGCCGGTGCCGGGGCCGCCGCGCCGCAGGCGACCACCTTCCACTCCTTCTGCTACGCCCTGCTCCGCGCCCACCAGGACCCGGCCGAGTACGCCGAGCCGCTGCGCCTGCTCTCCGGCCCCGAGCAGGACGTCATGGTCCGCGAACTGCTCGCCGGCGGCGCCGAGGACGCCAGGCTCGGCAGGTCGCGGATCGGCTGGCCGCTGGACCTGCGGGCCTGCCTCACCACCCGCGGCTTCGCCGACGAGGTCCGCGCCGTCCTCGCCCGCAGCCGTGAGCTCGGTCTCGGCGAGGCCGAGCTGGCCCGGTTCGCCGAGGGCGTCCAGCGCCCCGACTGGGCCGCCGCCGCCCACTTCCTCGCCGAGTACCTCGACGTCCTCGACCTGCGCGGGGTCCTCGACTACGCCGAGCTGGTCCACCGCGCCGTGCTTCTCGCCGAACGCCCCGAGGTCGAGCAGCGGCTGCGGGACCGCTACGACGCCGTCTTCGTCGACGAGTACCAGGACACCGACCCCGCCCAGGTGCGGCTGCTGCGCCGGCTGGCCGGCGACGGGCGCGAACTGATCGCGGTCGGCGACCCCGACCAGTCCATCTACGCGTTCCGCGGGGCCGACATCAACGGCATCCTGGAGTTCCCGCAGACCTTCCGGCACACCGACGGCCGCCCCGCCGACGTCAAGGTGCTGCGGGTCTCCCGCCGCTCCGGCGCCGTGCTGCTCGCCGCCGCCCGAGAGCTCACCCGCCGGATGCCGATGGGCCGGCTGCCCGCCGACAAGCTCGCCCAGCACCGCGCCCTGCTGCCCTCCCGCGAGGGCGGCCGGGTCGAGGTCTACACCTACCCCACCCCCGGTACCGAGCTGGACTCCGTCGCGGACCTGCTGCGCCGCGCGCACCTGGAGGACGGCGTGCCCTGGGGCGAGATGGCCGTGCTGGTCCGGGCCGGGGCCCGCTCCATCCCCGGGGTGCGGCGGGCGCTCGGCGCGGCCGGGGTGCCGCTGGAGATCGACGGCGACGACCTGCCCCTGCGCGAGGAGCCGGCCGTCGCCCAGCTGCTGCTCGCCCTGCGGGTCTGCGCCGAGCAGGCCGTCCGGGACCGGCACGCGCCCGACGCGCCCGACCCGCTGACCACCGACCTCGCGCACACCCTGCTGACCGGCCCGCTGGGCGGCCTCGACGGCGCCGACCTGCGCCGGCTCGGGCGGGTCCTGCGCGAGGAGGAGCGGGCCGCGCTGCGCGCCGAGGCCCGGCGGGCCGGGGCGGAGGGTCGGACGGAGACGGAGACGGAGACCGAGGCGGATACGGACACGGAGGGTGAGGGAGAGCGCGAGGCGGGGGGAGACACCGGGCCCGCCGCCGCCCGCCCCGCCGCCGTGCCGCGCCCGGCCGGGGAGCTGATCCGCGAGGCCCTCGCCGAACCCGAGCAGCTCGTCGTCCTCGACGCCCCCTACGCCCGCCGCGCCCACGACCTCGGCACGCTGCTGCGCAAGGTCCGCGAACGCCTCGCCGGCGGCTGCACCGCCGAGGACGCCCTCTGGGACCTCTGGGACGGCTCCCGGCGCTGGCGCGAACGCCTGGAGCGGGCCGCCCTGCGCGGCGGGGCCGCCGGCCGCAACGCCGACCGCGACCTCGACGCGCTCTGCGCCCTGTTCGAGACCGCCGCCCGCGCCGAGGAGCAGGTCACCGGTCACCGCGGCGCCCTCGACCTGCTCGCCGAGCTGGAGGCCCAGGACATCGCCGCCGACACCCTCACCGTGCGGTCCGTCCGCCCCGAGGCGGTCCGGCTGATGACCGCCCACCGGGCCAAGGGCCTGGAGTGGCGGCTCGTCGTCGTCGCCGGGGTCCAGGACGGCCTCTGGCCCGACCTGCGCCGCCGCGGCTCGCTCCTGGAGGCCGACCGGATCGGCCGCGACGGCCTCGCCGAACCGCTCACCCCCGGCGCCCTGCTCGCCGAGGAGCGCCGGCTCTTCTACGTCGCCGCCACCCGGGCCCGGGAGCGGCTGGTCGTCACCGCCGTGAAGGCACCCGCCGACGACGGCGACCAGCCGTCCCGGTTCCTGCGCGAGCTCTACCGCGAGGACGTCGACCCCAGGACCGGCCGGGTCGTGCGCCGCACCCCGCCCGTCACCGTCGAGGACGTCACCCACCGCCCGCGCCGCCCGCTCTCCGTCCCCGCCCTGGTCGCCGAGCTGCGCGCGGTCACCGTCGACCCGGCCCGCTCGCCCGAGCTGCGCCGGGCCGCCGCCGAGCGCCTCGCCACCCTCGCCCTCGCCACCGACGAGGAGGACCGGCCGCTCGTCCCCGCCGCCCGGCCCGACGCGTGGTGGGGGCTCGACGACGCCACCGCCGCCCCCGACCCGCTGCGCGACGCCGACCTGCCGGTCCGGCTCTCCGGCAGCGGCCTGGAGCAGCTGGAGAACTGCTCGCTGCAGTGGTTCCTGGACAAGGAGGTCAAGGCGCGCGGCACCTCCTCCGCCGCACAGGGCTTCGGCAACGTCGTGCACGCCCTCGCCGACGAGGTCGGCTCCGGCCGCACCCCCGCCGACCTCGCCGTCCTGATGGAGCGCCTCGACACCGTCTGGGACGCGCTGGCCTTCGACGCGCCGTGGAAGTCCCAGCAGGAGAAGACCGAGGCCAGGGCCGCCCTGGAGCGCTTCCTCACCTGGCACGTGATGGGCCGCGGCCGCGACGTCGTCGCCACCGAGCACGGCTTCGACGTCACCCTCGACGCCGGCGGGGTCCTGGTGCGGATCCGCGGTTCGATGGACCGGGTCGAGAAGGACGAGGCCGGGCGCGCCTACGTGGTGGACTTCAAGACCGGCAAGGAACTGCCCACCGACAAGTCGCTGCCCGACCACAAGCAGCTCGCCGTCTACCAGCTCGCCGTCCGGGCCGGGGCGCTCAACGAGCTGCCCGGCTTCGACGGCGCGGCCCCGGAGGCCGGCGGCGCCGAGCTGGTGCAGCTGCGCAAGCCCGACAAGGCCGTGCCGGACGCGCCCAAGGTGCAGCGGCAGGAGCCGCCCGAGGGCGAGCCGTGGATCGAGAACCTGCTCGCCGACGCCGCCGGGCGGATCCTCGCCGAGCGGTTCGTCCCGCAGACCGGCACCGGCTGCGACCGCTGCTCCTTCCGCCGCAGCTGCTCCGCCCAGCGCGACGGCGCCCAGGTCGTCGAGTAG